In one Macadamia integrifolia cultivar HAES 741 unplaced genomic scaffold, SCU_Mint_v3 scaffold1901, whole genome shotgun sequence genomic region, the following are encoded:
- the LOC122065150 gene encoding chalcone synthase 2-like yields the protein MGSVGEIYEAHCSQGPATVLAIGTANPSNCVYQPEFPDFYFRSTKSEHMTELKDKFKRICDRSTITKRHLYMTEDIIAENPDFYNPMAPTLDARQDIMVVEVPKLAREAALKAIEEWGQPKSMITHVVFTTISGVDAPGADFQLIKLLGLSPTVRRVMMYHLGCYGGGSVLRVAKDLAENNKGARVLVVCSELNSVSGFKGPTATDFHTLLGQAIFADGAAALIVGADPDTSVERPLFQLFSAGTRILPDSDDMVEGHLRQSGLSISLSKDVAKTIVGNIGKCMEEAFNKVGICDWNSIFWISHPGGPAILDLIEKTLGLKEEKLKASRKVLSEFGNMSSPTVMFILDEMRNMSKKEGKATTGEGFDWGVLLGFGPGLTVETIILRSMGTV from the exons ATGGGTTCAGTTGGAGAAATCTATGAAGCGCACTGCTCGCAGGGTCCAGCCACAGTTCTGGCCATTGGCACAGCAAATCCATCCAACTGTGTGTACCAGCCTGAGTTCCCTGATTTCTACTTCAGATCCACAAAGAGTGAACATATGACTGAATTGAAAGACAAGTTCAAGCGAATCT GTGACAGATCAACAATCACAAAACGTCATCTCTACATGACTGAGGATATTATAGCGGAGAACCCTGACTTCTACAACCCTATGGCTCCAACACTTGATGCACGCCAAGATATTATGGTTGTCGAGGTTCCCAAGTTGGCTCGAGAAGCAGCCTTGAAAGCCATTGAAGAATGGGGACAGCCCAAATCAATGATCACCCATGTTGTATTCACTACCATTTCGGGTGTTGATGCACCTGGTGCCGACTTCCAACTCATCAAGCTCCTTGGCCTTTCACCCACCGTCAGACGTGTGATGATGTATCATCTAGGTTGCTATGGTGGTGGCAGTGTCCTCCGTGTTGCCAAAGATCTTGCTGAGAACAATAAAGGTGCTCGTGTCCTCGTGGTTTGTTCGGAGTTGAACTCTGTAAGTGGCTTCAAGGGACCTACCGCAACTGACTTCCACACCCTCCTTGGGCAGGCAATCTTTGCAGATGGCGCTGCAGCTTTAATCGTTGGTGCTGACCCCGACACTTCAGTTGAGCGCCCACTGTTCCAACTCTTCTCAGCTGGTACACGAATTCTCCCAGACTCAGATGATATGGTTGAAGGCCACTTGCGTCAATCAGGTCTTTCAATCAGCTTATCCAAGGATGTGGCCAAAACTATTGTTGGGAACATCGGAAAATGCATGGAGGAAGCATTCAACAAGGTTGGTATTTGTGATTGGAACTCCATTTTTTGGATATCTCACCCTGGTGGCCCAGCAATTTTGGACCTCATTGAAAAAACCCTTGGTTTGAAGGAGGAGAAGCTGAAAGCATCAAGGAAAGTGCTAAGCGAATTTGGTAATATGTCGAGCCCCACTGTGATGTTTATTTTGGATGAGATGAGGAACATGTCTAAGAAGGAAGGGAAAGCCACAACTGGAGAAGGGTTTGATTGGGGTGTGCTATTAGGGTTTGGACCAGGTCTAACTGTGGAGACAATTATCTTGCGTAGCATGGGTACAGTTTAA